The segment AAAACACGGCGACTGCGCCGATCATGGTGCCGTTTTTCACCCAATCCACTTCCACGGGTAGCGTCAGCTACCTTCGTATCATCAATCACTCCGACGAGTCGGGTATGGTCAGCATCGTAGCGTATGACGACGCGGGGTCGAGCTACGGTCCTGCGACGCTGGAACTGGACGCGGGCGAGGCGGTTCATTTCAATGCCGCGGACCTGGAGGCGGGGAATGCGGCCAAGGGCCTGGGGGACAAGGGCAAGGGTTTCAGGGAGGGGATCGGCACAGGTACGGGAGCATGGTGGCTGGAGTTGACCAGCGCTCTGGATATCGAGGTGTTCTCCTACAGCCGGACGGAGGACGGAGTGGTGAGCGGGATGCAGGCTGTGGTGCCGCGGACGGGGTCGGGGCATCGGATCGGACTGTTCAATCCCGCGAGCACAGTAGGGCAGATCAGCCGGTTGCGGCTGGTCAACCGTGGGGCTGAGGCGGTGGTGGTGACCATCGAGGGGATGGACGACGCCGGGCGGTCACCGGGTGGAGCGGTGCGCCTGACGTTGCCGACGCGTGGGGCACGGATGGTGACGGCGGAGGAGTTGGAAAGCGGGGACGGTGAGGGGTTGACCGGAGCGCTGGGAGACGGGAGCGGGAAGTGGCGGCTGGTGGTGACGGCGGACGGACCGATCGAGGTGATGAACCTCTTGGCGAGCACGGCGAGCGGAGAGATGACGAATCTGTCTGCGGAGCCGGTGGCACCCGTGGACGGTGACGACGGAGCGACGACGATCCACGAGGTGGGGCTGTTTCCTGCGGCGTCGGAGGAGGGGTTGGGGGGAGTGTTGCGGATCGTGAACCGGACGCGGCAGGCCGGACGTGTGAGCATCGAGGCCATCGATGACGCGGGAGTGAAGTTCGGTCCGGTGACCGTGTACCTGAGCGCGTTGAAAGGACTGGTGCTGACGTCGAGGGATCTTGAGGAGGGCAATACAGGCAAGGGTCTCCATACCGGCACGGGAGCGGGGAGTGGGGACTGGCGGCTGCGGCTGAGCACAAGTCTTGAGATTGCGGTGCAGTCGTATGTGTACCCATTGGGGATTCAGAACGCACTGCTGTCAACGATGCACACGCTCGTCCCGCGCGGCGCGAAGGGTCATCGTGTGACGCTGTTCGACCCGGAGGAAGTGCCTGGATCGAGCGGGAGTCTGCGGTTGATCAACCCGTCTGCGACCGAAGCGGCCGTGACGATCCGGGGAGTGGACGGAACGGGGACGACGCCGGGAGGAGAGGTACGGTTGACGCTTGCGTCGGGGGAGTCACGTGGGGTGACGGTGGCGGAGTTGGAGGAAGGGACAGGGACGGGTCTGGTGGGAGCGTTGGGGGACGGGACCGGTCGGTGGCATCTGTCGATCGAGTCGAACCAGCGGATCGGGGTGATGAGTTTGTTGTCGGGACCGGGGGGACGGCTGGCCAACTTGTCCCTGCAACCGGCGGGCGCCCTCAGCGAGTTTCTGGAGGCCCCGGCGGGTTCGGGGGACACGGCGACGGCGGCGGAAGTGTTCAGCGCGCACATCTCCGATCGGGTGGTGCACTCGCGCTGTGTCTACTGCCATGTGAAGGGGGGCCGATCCGGCCATACGCGGTTGGTGTTCCAGCAGACGACGAACCCGGACCACGAGGCGTTGAATCTGCTGACCTTTGCGAACTTCCTGTCGACGGTGGAGGGCGGAGCGTCGCGCATCCTGAACAAGATCCAGGGGGTATCGCACGGCGGCGGAGAGCAGGTACCGGCAGACAGTGACGACTTCGCGCAGATGGAGCGCTTCCTGGGGCGCCTGGACGCGGACGTCGTGCCCGCGGCGATCACAGTGGAGACGCTGTTCGATCCGGTGCGGATGGCGCCGTTGCGGAAGACGCTGCGGCGGGCGGCGCTGATCTTTGCGGGGCGAGTGCCGACCGAAGAGGAGTACGCCGCGATCTACCGCGGGGCCGGGGCGTTTCGCGCCACCATCCGCTCACTGATGACGGGACCGGAGTTTCATGAGTTCCTGATTCGAGGAGCGAACGACCGTCTGCTGACAGATCGCGACGATGGCAATGTCATCCAAGGGTACAATTTTGTGGACTATACCAGAGAATTGTATCGGCGGAAGAAGGCCGGCCGGGTGCGCGGGGACTCACGAATCTACAACGATTGGCGCGATAATGTGCAGCATGGTGCACGCCGCGCACCGTTGGAGCTGATCGCGCATGTGGTTGAGAACGACTTGCCTTATACGGAGATCCTGACGGCCGATTACATCATGGCTAACCCGTTCACGGCCAAGGCCTACGGGGCAACGACGAGTTTCGATGATCCCGACGATCCTCGCGAGTTCAGACCCTCGGAGATCGTTTCGTACTATCGGGAAGGTGATGAATTCAAACGTGAATACGATTCCGATCTCCGTGCTACCCGCATAATCGACCCAGGACCTCTGCGAACGGACTATCCGCATGCGGGCATTCTGAACACGACGGTGTTCCTCAGGCGTTACCCCACCACCGCCACCAACCGCAACCGAGCGCGGGCGCGCTGGACCTACTATCACTTCCTCGGCGTCGACATCGAGATGTCTGCATCGCGGACCACGGACCCGATTGCTCTCGCGGATACCAACAACCCGACCATGCACAATCCGGCCTGCACCGTCTGTCACGGCGCTCTGGACCCGATCGCGGGAGCGTTCCAGGACTACGGTGACGAGGGGTATTACAAGGACCAGTGGGGCGGCGCGGATTCGCTGCACCGAGCGTACAAGCGGGATCGGGGAACCCGACAGAATGTGGAAGCCGAGTCCTGGCAGGATCGGGAGACACTGACGTGGCCCCTGTTCCTGGCGGCAGGCACCCAGACGGTGAAGGTGTCCTACGCGAACGATTTCAGTGGGGGCGGGAGAGTATATCTGGATCGGTTCGTACTGCTCGATGCCCAGGGCCGGCAGGTGAGCAGCGTGGAGTTCGAGGATCTGGAACCACCGGTCAGGGACGATGGTAGCCGTTGCGGACGCTTGTCGAATAATCCTGCAACAGGACGCGAAGATCATTTCATTCTGTGGAGCAGTAACCGTCAGTGTGCGTGGGGTATCGATGTCCAGGTTCCCGCACTGGATAGTTACACCGCCGCAGTGGTTGCGTGGTCGAACGGGCATGATGACAGGTACGAACCTGACGGCCGTGCCCAGCTCGCGGTCATCGCCAATCCGTATGAAGAAGGGGACACTTGGTATCGCGACATGCGGTTTCCGGGATTCAATGCCGAACAGGCGCCCGAGGGCCAGGACAGTCTGCAATGGCTGGCGCGGCAGATCGTCAACGACCGGCGTTTCGCCGAGGCGACGGTCAAATTCTGGTGGCCGGCGATCATGGGGAACGAGGTGGTGGAGCCGCCGGCGGAAGAGGGGGATGCGGACTTCGAGGGGCGGTTGCTCGCCGCCAATGCCCAGAGCGAAGAGGTGAGACGGCTGGCACATGGGTTCCGGCAGGGATTTCACGGTGGGTCGGCGTACAACGTCAAGGATCTTCTGGTGGAGATGGTGCTCTCGAAATGGTTCCGGGCGGATACGCTGGAGGATTCGGATCCGGTGCGCCGGGTTGCGCTCCGGTATGCCGGCGCCCGCCGGCTGCTGACACCGGAAGAGCTGGCACGGAAGACGGTTGCTCTGACGGGCTATCAATGGGGGCGCCGCATCAAGCCCAGGTGCCGAGGAAATTGCGATGCTTTTCCCAACAAACTGACGGACGAGTTTCAGATGCTGTACGGCGGCATCGACTCGGACGGGATTCCGAAGAGGGCACGGGACATCACGTCGGTCATGGCCGGTGTCGCCAAGCGGCACGCGGTGCGCACGAGTTGCCCTGTCGTCATGCGGGAGCTGTTTCTCCTCCCCAACGAGGACCGGCGCGTCTTCGGCGGGCTTGATCGGTCGGTGACGCCCACGGTAAACTTTAGTGCGTCGTTCGATATAGAGGCCGCGTCCCAGGCAGAGCGGGAGGTCCTTTCACTGGAGGGATCGCTGTCGGAAGGTTCCAGTACGGTGCGGTTGACCTTTCTCAACGAATGGCGGGGGGCCACGGATCGCAATGTCCGTCTCGATCGCCTCGACCTGCGCGACGCGACAGGCCGCGTGGTGGCCAGCCGCGAGCTTGAGTCTGTCGAGCCGCAGGATGGTTGCCAGAGGGCCGGCGACCACCTCCGGTTCTACTGCAACAGTTCGCTGGACGTCGCGATCGAGGTCCCGGTCGCAGGACGTTACACGATAGAGGTAGTCGCATGGGCGGACCGGGTCGGTGATGAGCTTGCGCGACTGGAGGTTGCGGTTCTGGATGCGGCGCTTTCGGGCGGCGGCGCCGTGGCGATCAGGGATAAGCTGGTCGAGCTGCACGAGAAGCTTCTCGGTGTCGAGGTAACGCCCTATTCCCCGGACGTAGACGCCGCATTCAGCCTGTTCGTCGATGTCATGGAACGCGGACAAGGTTCGGAAAAATCTGCCTTTCGTTGGTCGTATTGCGCCTACTACGAAGACATGTACTTCTTCAACGGAATCCTCGACGGCACCATTGTAGAAAAGCAACATGACTGGGGGATTGAATATGCATGGGACCATGACCGTGTGTATACCTCCATGTCCGGCATCGACTTCTCGGACATTCACTATGCCGCCCGCACCTGGGTTGTAGTCCTGGCGTATCTGCTGACGGACTACCGCTATCTGATGTTGTAGGCATGGTCGGGACGAAAGAACACCGAAGCCGCACGTGGGGCTTTCGCAGGGCCTGGGTGTTTTCACTGGCGTTGGCGGGCGCTCTTTCGATGGCGCCGCCGGCTGTTTCGATGACGGGGCCGGTCAACCAGGGTGCAGCGGCCGGACCGAGATTGATTGCAGCCACGGCGTCGGCACCGATCACGGTCCCGTTCTTCACCCAATCCACATCTACGGGTAGCGTCAGCTACCTGCGCATCATCAACCACTCCGACGAGTCGGGCACGGTGAGCATCCTGGCATATGACGATGCGGGGACGACGTACGGTCCTGCGACGCTGGAACTGGACGCGGGCGAGGCGGTTCATTTCAATGCCGAGGACCTAGAGACGGGGAACGCGGACAAGGGACTGGGGGACAAGGAGCAAGGTTTCAGGGAGGGCATTGGCACGGGTGCGGGGGCGTGGCGGCTGGAGCTGACGAGCGCGTTGGATATCGAAGTGTTCTCGTACAGCCGGACGGAGGACGGGGTGGTGAGCGGCATGCAAGAGGTGGTGCCGCGGACGGGTTCTGGGCATTGGATCGGGCTCTTCAATCCAGCGAGCACGATAGGGCGGGAGAGCCGCTTGCGTCTGGTCAACCGTGGGGCAGCGCCTGCGGCGGTGACCATCGAGGGAGTGGATGACGCGGGCGAGTCAGGGTCCGGAGCGGTGCGTCTGACCTTGCCGGCATGGGGTGCACGGCAGGTGACGGCGGAGGAGTTGGAAAGCGGGGACGGCGAGGGGTTGACGGGAGCGCTGGGTGACGGGACGGGGAGGTGGCGACTGTTGGTGACGGCGGGCGGTGCGATCGAGGTGATGAACCTCTTGGCGAGCACGGCGAGCGGAGAGATGACGAATCTGTCTCCGGGGCCGGTGGCACCGGTGGACGGGGACGATGGGGCGACGACGATCCACGAGGTGGGGCTGTTTCCCGCAGGGTCGGAGGAGGGGTTGGAGGGAGTGCTGCGGATCGTGAACCGGACAAGGCAGGCGGGACGTGTGAGCATCGAGGCCATCGACGACACAGGGGCTAAGTTCGGTCCGGTGACGGTGTACCTGAGCGCTTTGAAAGGACTGGTGCTGACGTCCGAAGACCTGGAGGAGGGGAATTCGAGCAAGGGCGTGTTCAGGGGCACGGGAGCAGGGACGGGAGACTGGCGGCTGCGGCTGAGCACGAGTCTGGAGATCGAGGTTCAGTCGTATGTTCACCCGCTGGGTGTTCAGGACGGGTTGCTGTCGGCGATGCACACCCTGGTGCCGCGCGGGGCAAAGGGTCACCGGGTGACGCTGTTTGATCCGGGGGAGGTTGCGGGATCGAGCGGGAGTCTACGGTTGATCAACCCGTCCGAGACGGAAGCGGCGGTGACAATCCGGGGAGTGGACGGGACGGGAGCGACATCGGGAGGAGAGGTGCGGTTTACGCTTGGGGTGGGCGAGTCGCGTGAGTTGACGGTGTCGGAGTTGGAGGAAGGGACGGGGACGGGCCTTGTGGGAGCGTTGGGGGACGGGACGGGTCGGTGGCACCTGTCGATAGAGTCGAACCGGCGGATCGGGGTGATGAGCTTGTTGTCGGGACCGGGGGGGCGGCTAGCCAATCTATCCGCCCAACCCAGGGGAACCATAGGCGAGTTTTTGGATGCACCTGCTGGGTCGGGGGACACGGCGACGGCGGCGGAGGTGTTCAGCGCGCACATCTCACCGAGTGTGGTGCAGTCACGTTGCATTAACTGTCACGTGCAAGGCGGCGTTTCAGGCCACACGCGGCTGGTGTTCCAGCGGGCGACGAACCCGGACCACGAGGCGCTGAACCTTCAGACCTTCGCCAACTTCCTGTCCACGGTGGTGGGTGGAGCGTCCCGTATCCTGCACAAGATCCAGGGAGTGTCGCACGGGGGTGGGGAGCAGGTGCCTGCAGACAGTGATGACTTTGCGCAGATGGAGCGTTTCCTGGCGGCATTGGAGGGGCCACCGGAGTTGTTCAGCCGCCACATCTCGGAGCGGGTGGTGCAGTCGCGCTGCATCTACTGCCATGTCATGGGTGGAAGGTCGGGTCATACACGGCTGGTGTTCCAGCCGGAGACGAACCCGGACCACGAGGCGTTGAACCTGGCGACCTTCGAGAACTTCCTGGCGGAGGTGGAGGGTGGAGCATCGCGCATATTGAACAAGATCCAGGGAGTATCGCACGGGGGCGGGGAGCAGGTACCGGCCGACAGCGACGACTTTGCGCAGATGGAGCGTTTTCTGGGCCGGCTGGACTCAGGGGTGGTGCCCGCTGCGATCACGGTGGACACGCTGTTCGACCCGGTGCGGATGGCGCCGTTGCGGAAGACGCTGAGGCGAGCGGCGCTGATTTTCGCGGGGCGGGTGCCCACTGAAGAGGAGTACGCCTCGATCTACGGCGGCGCCAGGGCGTTTCGGAAAGCGATTCGCTCACTGATGACAGGGCCGGAGTTCCATGAGTTCCTGATACGGGGGGCCAATGACCGGCTGCTCACGAATCGAAGAGGTGGCATCATCGACGGTGGCAGCGGTTTTGTCGACTATGCCAATGAAGAGTATGCGAGAAAAAAGATCGCACACGAGAGCGGCGATTGGGACCCATTCAATCAATGGTTGAACAAAGTACAATACGGTGTCCGCCGGGCACCGTTGGAGTTGATTGCCCATGTGGTCGAGAATGATCGGCCGTATACCGAGATTATGACCGCCGACTACATCATGGCTAATCCTTTTGCAGCCAAGGCCTACGGCGCAACGACGAGCTTCGATGATTCCGCGGATCCACGCGAATTCAAACCTTCTAAGATTACCAAACACTACCGCGAAGGCGACGGTTATGATGCAGAATACGATCCTGTAGTTGGAGCGACACGCGTCTTCGATCCCGGACCTTTGAAGACAGACTTTCCACATGCCGGGGTTCTCAACACGAACTCGTTCCTGTTCCGCTATCCCTCGACGGCCACCAACCGCAACCGGGCACGAGCGCGTTGGACCTACTATCACTTCCTCGGAGTGGACGTTGAGAAATCCGCGTCGCGGACCACGGATCCGGTCGCTTTGGCCGATACTAACAACCCGACGATGTACAACCCCGCCTGTACTGTTTGCCACAGTGTTCTGGATCCCGTGGCGGGGGCCTTTCAGGACTATGGCGACGACGGAGACTACAAAGACCAGTGGGGCGGCATGGATTCGCTGCACGAACTCTACAAGAGAGACTACGGAAAATCGCAGAACGTCTTAGCGGAATCCTGGCAGGATCGGGAAACCCTCACTTGGCCGCTGTTACTGACGGCCGGCATCCAACCGGTGAGGGTGACCTTCACTAACCATTTCTGGGATGAAGCTGCCCGTGAGGGCGGGGAACTGTATCTCGATCGCTTGGTGGTGCTCGACTCTCAGGGCCGACAGGTCGCCAGTGTGGAGTTCGAGGATTTGGGACCGTCCTTGGGGCAGTGTGGAGGTAGGCGGCAAAATCCCGCCACCGGACGCGAGGATCACATCGTGTTGTGGAGTGGCGCCTGGTGCCTATTCCGCATCGATGTCGAAGTCCCGGCGCTCGATACTTATACCGCCGAGGTCGTTGTTTGGTCTGACGGGCATGATGCGCGCTATGAACATGGCGGTTATGCAAGGTTGGCGGTCATTGCCAATCCCTATGAAGAGGGCGACACATGGTACCGCGACATGCGGGTCCCCGGCTTTAGTCACGAACAGGCGCCCGGGGCAGAAGACAGTCTGCAATGGCTGGTGCAGCAGATCGTCGACGACCGTCGTTTCGCCGAGGCAGCGGTCAAGTTCTGGTGGCCGGCGATTATGGGGAGAGAGTTGGCTGAGCCGCCAGCGGAGGAGGGGGACGCGGACTTCGTGGGGCAACTGCTTGCCGCTAATGCCCAGAGTGCCGAACTGAGACGGCTGGCGCATGGGTTTCGGCAGGGCTTCCATGGCGGGTCGGCGTACAACCTCAAGGATCTTTTGGTGGAGTTGGTGCTTTCGAAATGGTTCCGGGCGGATGCGCTGGACGATTCGGATCCGGCGCGCCGCGTGGCGCTCCGCGATGCCGGCGCGCGGCGACTGCTGACGCCGGAAGAGTTAGCTCGGAAAACGCTTGCCCTGACGGGTTATCGATGGGGCCGGCAAATCAGTACCGGTTGCTGGGACAATTGCGAGGCTTCGCATGACCCCTTGACGGACGACTTTCAGCTACTGTACGGCGGCATCGACTCGGACGGGATCACGAAGCGGGCACGGAACATGACGTCGGTGATGGCCGGGGTCGCCAAGCGGCATGC is part of the Deltaproteobacteria bacterium genome and harbors:
- a CDS encoding DUF1592 domain-containing protein — encoded protein: MTGPVGQGAVERPGLIQNTATAPIMVPFFTQSTSTGSVSYLRIINHSDESGMVSIVAYDDAGSSYGPATLELDAGEAVHFNAADLEAGNAAKGLGDKGKGFREGIGTGTGAWWLELTSALDIEVFSYSRTEDGVVSGMQAVVPRTGSGHRIGLFNPASTVGQISRLRLVNRGAEAVVVTIEGMDDAGRSPGGAVRLTLPTRGARMVTAEELESGDGEGLTGALGDGSGKWRLVVTADGPIEVMNLLASTASGEMTNLSAEPVAPVDGDDGATTIHEVGLFPAASEEGLGGVLRIVNRTRQAGRVSIEAIDDAGVKFGPVTVYLSALKGLVLTSRDLEEGNTGKGLHTGTGAGSGDWRLRLSTSLEIAVQSYVYPLGIQNALLSTMHTLVPRGAKGHRVTLFDPEEVPGSSGSLRLINPSATEAAVTIRGVDGTGTTPGGEVRLTLASGESRGVTVAELEEGTGTGLVGALGDGTGRWHLSIESNQRIGVMSLLSGPGGRLANLSLQPAGALSEFLEAPAGSGDTATAAEVFSAHISDRVVHSRCVYCHVKGGRSGHTRLVFQQTTNPDHEALNLLTFANFLSTVEGGASRILNKIQGVSHGGGEQVPADSDDFAQMERFLGRLDADVVPAAITVETLFDPVRMAPLRKTLRRAALIFAGRVPTEEEYAAIYRGAGAFRATIRSLMTGPEFHEFLIRGANDRLLTDRDDGNVIQGYNFVDYTRELYRRKKAGRVRGDSRIYNDWRDNVQHGARRAPLELIAHVVENDLPYTEILTADYIMANPFTAKAYGATTSFDDPDDPREFRPSEIVSYYREGDEFKREYDSDLRATRIIDPGPLRTDYPHAGILNTTVFLRRYPTTATNRNRARARWTYYHFLGVDIEMSASRTTDPIALADTNNPTMHNPACTVCHGALDPIAGAFQDYGDEGYYKDQWGGADSLHRAYKRDRGTRQNVEAESWQDRETLTWPLFLAAGTQTVKVSYANDFSGGGRVYLDRFVLLDAQGRQVSSVEFEDLEPPVRDDGSRCGRLSNNPATGREDHFILWSSNRQCAWGIDVQVPALDSYTAAVVAWSNGHDDRYEPDGRAQLAVIANPYEEGDTWYRDMRFPGFNAEQAPEGQDSLQWLARQIVNDRRFAEATVKFWWPAIMGNEVVEPPAEEGDADFEGRLLAANAQSEEVRRLAHGFRQGFHGGSAYNVKDLLVEMVLSKWFRADTLEDSDPVRRVALRYAGARRLLTPEELARKTVALTGYQWGRRIKPRCRGNCDAFPNKLTDEFQMLYGGIDSDGIPKRARDITSVMAGVAKRHAVRTSCPVVMRELFLLPNEDRRVFGGLDRSVTPTVNFSASFDIEAASQAEREVLSLEGSLSEGSSTVRLTFLNEWRGATDRNVRLDRLDLRDATGRVVASRELESVEPQDGCQRAGDHLRFYCNSSLDVAIEVPVAGRYTIEVVAWADRVGDELARLEVAVLDAALSGGGAVAIRDKLVELHEKLLGVEVTPYSPDVDAAFSLFVDVMERGQGSEKSAFRWSYCAYYEDMYFFNGILDGTIVEKQHDWGIEYAWDHDRVYTSMSGIDFSDIHYAARTWVVVLAYLLTDYRYLML
- a CDS encoding DUF1588 domain-containing protein gives rise to the protein MIAATASAPITVPFFTQSTSTGSVSYLRIINHSDESGTVSILAYDDAGTTYGPATLELDAGEAVHFNAEDLETGNADKGLGDKEQGFREGIGTGAGAWRLELTSALDIEVFSYSRTEDGVVSGMQEVVPRTGSGHWIGLFNPASTIGRESRLRLVNRGAAPAAVTIEGVDDAGESGSGAVRLTLPAWGARQVTAEELESGDGEGLTGALGDGTGRWRLLVTAGGAIEVMNLLASTASGEMTNLSPGPVAPVDGDDGATTIHEVGLFPAGSEEGLEGVLRIVNRTRQAGRVSIEAIDDTGAKFGPVTVYLSALKGLVLTSEDLEEGNSSKGVFRGTGAGTGDWRLRLSTSLEIEVQSYVHPLGVQDGLLSAMHTLVPRGAKGHRVTLFDPGEVAGSSGSLRLINPSETEAAVTIRGVDGTGATSGGEVRFTLGVGESRELTVSELEEGTGTGLVGALGDGTGRWHLSIESNRRIGVMSLLSGPGGRLANLSAQPRGTIGEFLDAPAGSGDTATAAEVFSAHISPSVVQSRCINCHVQGGVSGHTRLVFQRATNPDHEALNLQTFANFLSTVVGGASRILHKIQGVSHGGGEQVPADSDDFAQMERFLAALEGPPELFSRHISERVVQSRCIYCHVMGGRSGHTRLVFQPETNPDHEALNLATFENFLAEVEGGASRILNKIQGVSHGGGEQVPADSDDFAQMERFLGRLDSGVVPAAITVDTLFDPVRMAPLRKTLRRAALIFAGRVPTEEEYASIYGGARAFRKAIRSLMTGPEFHEFLIRGANDRLLTNRRGGIIDGGSGFVDYANEEYARKKIAHESGDWDPFNQWLNKVQYGVRRAPLELIAHVVENDRPYTEIMTADYIMANPFAAKAYGATTSFDDSADPREFKPSKITKHYREGDGYDAEYDPVVGATRVFDPGPLKTDFPHAGVLNTNSFLFRYPSTATNRNRARARWTYYHFLGVDVEKSASRTTDPVALADTNNPTMYNPACTVCHSVLDPVAGAFQDYGDDGDYKDQWGGMDSLHELYKRDYGKSQNVLAESWQDRETLTWPLLLTAGIQPVRVTFTNHFWDEAAREGGELYLDRLVVLDSQGRQVASVEFEDLGPSLGQCGGRRQNPATGREDHIVLWSGAWCLFRIDVEVPALDTYTAEVVVWSDGHDARYEHGGYARLAVIANPYEEGDTWYRDMRVPGFSHEQAPGAEDSLQWLVQQIVDDRRFAEAAVKFWWPAIMGRELAEPPAEEGDADFVGQLLAANAQSAELRRLAHGFRQGFHGGSAYNLKDLLVELVLSKWFRADALDDSDPARRVALRDAGARRLLTPEELARKTLALTGYRWGRQISTGCWDNCEASHDPLTDDFQLLYGGIDSDGITKRARNMTSVMAGVAKRHAVRTSCPVVLREVFLLPDEGRKLFAGVHENMTPRLDSSTSFEIASEEDFETLSLTESLPDGSSTVRLSFINEGSGRHIRLDRMDVRDAGGQIVASYELENLEAPRDCNHPVHDHFALHCRGWLDVPVEVPAAGNYTLEIIARADRGGDELPRLEVWALNATLSGSGAAAIRDKLVELYEKLLGVEVTPHSPDVDAAFNLFVEVMERGQGLDETHFLWWECGFDDIYYFSGLRDDILVEIQHGGGSYYDYDHARKDDFMFGFDFSDIHYSARTWVVVLTYLLTDYRYLQL